The following coding sequences lie in one Candoia aspera isolate rCanAsp1 chromosome 11, rCanAsp1.hap2, whole genome shotgun sequence genomic window:
- the ANKRD11 gene encoding ankyrin repeat domain-containing protein 11 isoform X1, giving the protein MGLSGIRAGYPLSERQQVALLMQMTAEESANSPVDTTPKHPSQSTVCQKGTPNSASKTKDKVNKRNERGETRLHRAAIRGDARRVKELIIEGADVNVKDFAGWTALHEACNRGYYDVAKQLLAAGAEVNTKGLDDDTPLHDAASNGHYKVVKLLLHYGGNPQQLNRRGETPLKVANSPTMVNLLLGKATYPSSEESSTETSEEEDAPSFAPSSSIDGNNTDSEFEKGLKHKVKNQEPPKAITPVKDEYEFDEDDEQDRVPPVDDKHLLKKDYRKETKANNFISIPKMEVKTYTKNSTIAPKKVAHRILSDTSDEEDGTLAVGGGEKLRMTTHPAPTSNKAREPPSAKQQKEKNKVKKKRKKEAKGKEVRFGKKNDKFCSSESESENPESEEDDRDSVQSATCVKDSRLVLKESSLFNSLSASSASSHGSLGSQKHNSALADQHAKHWRTDNWKTVSSPAWSDVSSLSDSTRTRLTSESDYTSEDSSLESLKPMRKKQEPKRRAQHGAAVVVVEKKNSFHAGVDGAIPKLDKEGKVVKKHKAKHKHKNKERGPCPAAQDIKIIKAFSFEYEDPKPKSEKGSLAETESPVENKLRALKHEREHFKKEDKFLKTKSEEKEWLMKEEAGKNSKEEKSSKKAKEASKDLSKPFREEKASRPEREKPTKEKSPKEEKPRTHKEERKKKSKDKQFKAEKKNEPKEEKPGKIERERLVKEEKEKCKKDKSYREESTFEEFSNKNQFLENEDTKFSLSDDQQDRWFSDLSSDSSFDFKGEDSWDSPGTDYREMKNDTVAKLIIETVKEEIKDKKRESKAKDKRDYSEKRNEKDTFLKRKEREYVERNSEKKKDQIEKHKNIPNYLPEKKRKDSAESFKERKEKDGSEIRERRELLDSSKDRKDVKIKQDDSYRDEFKDYGCEAFFKEKSDPEFSGKNVETWERHHSGKEKKDAPEKDKKEKSKTEKYKEKSRVEDKERNEKMLSEKSQKDKELDKSFKEKKDTKEKYKDPHSKDKERKTSSEQVKEKKEKIFSGDREDFHERKEERKGRERTWYNILDIFTDESEDEKDDYSPTRSKLGDGLANETHRMDSLQDQEDGMVAERDLYVPDKHRKYSFDRQPHSVEKLKESKERKKDKGQSEGGKEKKEKSSLEKHKEKKDKDRKERTSVDSGQERKTKQKPPEKVEKKHGEEKAKNRHKEKLDKEHPKEKRSSKSGEAEKSLLEKLEEEALNEYRDDSNDKLSEISSDSFTDRGQDPVLSSLFESSSLSLADASEEKFKESLPLPCLAEKLKEKERHRHSSSSSKKSHEKEKAKKEKAEKKDKIDELKDPSSRKDATQYEKDFALDGEGFGISYSTKAEAEEELDKNTEYLFSEKKDKNESERELPKRVEKEKTCSSNTFSTTKEKKKRDRHKEKWKDERDKHRDKHPDGLFKHHKEEQKFAKDKETSQVLTLKDKSKEEPSKLSDLKVKERLKESQEKDKAECLKMSNGNDKIVLPKEGSKKDIRPREKLLGDGDLMMTSFERMLSQKDIEIEERHKRHKERMKQMEKMRHRSGDPKLKDKVKANEDMRKRSLDSTAKKPLALDTQLKDRKLKDLGPLAPIAPPDIKAQPAVGVDSKDWIAGPQLKEILPASPRPDQHRPTGVPTPASVVSCPSYEEVMQTPRTPSCSNEDYTDLMFDCADSQHSLPISTMSMNACSPSFFDRYSNPSSGFPENPSQTPTRVIPSTNLHRSMSVDIRRAPEEEFSVGDKLFRQQSVPATSSYDSPVQHLMEEKLPLPSVPTEKFPCLSPEYYSPDYGVPSPKVEALHCTSGTVSNVVQSPESVFSGLQAKSSPSHRDELLAPSVESALPPDLDLPLDTTEDQQATASIMPPETSFLPPIEENEFDSGIPEQNSAEWENTPKRPPPVPPSLIGNPPEHPVSWSVGSELLLKSPQHRPDSPKPFCSLDTTHPTPVPFISADTLYPSSPASYPLSVIEPRLDKAKEDAEETIPPETATAEQQAPYVDSPARLDTFFSNCKPVPEEASDMALQPAEPQVEVVNALEKNLLETSSVTPVNPEEQVTWPDPFTNSEDDLDLGPFSLPELPLQTKEVPEVEMAEAGEESHAVPSEAITAALLDVGVPLGSAKDQEELSLNPQSIPPGESDLQGDEQKLDEISVKAVSDVCSTPEQKNGEESETSQNVQDAGSVDLVPLEPQEEEAGGEEHPSAALASSDGSHGSLSQADQIERTEVQDAVATRGTSQVSSSQAEVPQGNVQSEAAESAPKPTPEPPKAPKIEEIPQRITRNRAQMLANQNKQNAATSEKECPPASAPSTRAKGRVAEEEDAQAQHPRKRRFQRSGQQAQQQISTTTQQTREMIQQTLAAIVDTIKLDDIEPYHSDRSNPYFEYLQIRKKIEEKRKILCYITPQAPQCYAEYVTYTGSYLLDGKPLSKLHIPVIAPPPSLAEPLKELFRQQEAVRGKLRLQHSIEREKLIVSCEQEILRVHCRAARTIANQAVPFSACTMLLDSEVYNMPLENQGDENKSVRDRFNARQFISWLQDVDDKYDRMKTCLLMRQQHEAAALNAVQRMEWQLKVQELDPAGHKSLCVNEVPSFYVPMVDVNDDFVLLPA; this is encoded by the exons ATGGGGCTTTCAGGGATTCGGGCAGGCTACCCGCTCTCCGAGCGCCAGCAGGTCGCCCTTCTCATGCAGATGACAGCGGAAGAATCTGCCAACAGCCCAG TGGATACCACACCAAAGCATCCCTCCCAGTCTACAGTTTGTCAGAAGGGAACTCCCAATTCTGCCTCCAAAACCAAAGATAAAGTGAACAAGAGAAATGAACGCGGAGAAACGCGGCTGCATCGGGCAGCGATCCGAGGAGATGCCCGGCGTGTCAAGGAACTAATTATTGAGGGTGCGGATGTCAATGTAAAAGACTTTGCAG GCTGGACCGCTTTGCACGAGGCATGCAACCGGGGTTACTATGATGTTGCAAAGCAGCTGCTTGCTGCGGGCGCTGAGGTCAATACCAAGGGTTTGGACGATGACACTCCCCTGCATGATGCAGCCAGCAATGGACACTACAAG GTGGTGAAATTGTTGTTACATTATGGAGGAAATCCTCAGCAACTTAACAGGAGGGGAGAGACCCCGTTAAAAGTAGCAAATTCCCCCACAATGGTGAATTTGCTCTTGGGAAAGGCCACATACCCTTCCAGTGAAGAGAGCTCCACAG AGACTTCAGAGGAAGAGGACGCTCCTTCTTTCGCACCGTCCAGTTCCATCGATGGCAACAACACCGATTCCGAGTTCGAGAAAGGCCTGAAACACAAGGTGAAGAACCAGGAGCCCCCCAAAGCCATCACCCCCGTGAAGGATGAGTATGAGTTCGATGAGGACGATGAGCAGGACAGAGTCCCGCCAGTCGACGACAAACATCTACTCAAGAAGGATTACAGGAAAGAGACTAAAGcaaataatttcatttccatCCCCAAGATGGAAGTTAAAACCTACACTAAAAACAGCACAATAGCACCAAAGAAAGTAGCCCATCGCATCCTTTCAGACACATCCGACGAAGAAGACGGCACCCTTGCCGTGGGAGGGGGTGAAAAGCTGCGAATGACGACCCACCCCGCCCCCACCAGCAACAAGGCTCGAGAACCACCTAGTGCTAAACAGCAGAAGGAGAAGAACAAGGTGAAGAAGAAACGGAAGAAGGAAGCCAAAGGCAAAGAAGTTCGGTTTGGCAAAAAAAATGACAAGTTTTGTTCCTCTGAATCGGAAAGTGAAAACCCGGAGAGTGAGGAGGATGACAGGGACTCCGTACAAAGTGCTACCTGCGTAAAGGACTCCAGGCTGGTGTTGAAGGAGTCCTCCCTGTTCAATTCCCTCTCCGCTTCCTCCGCCTCTTCCCACGGGAGTCTGGGGTCCCAGAAGCATAACTCGGCCCTCGCAGACCAGCACGCCAAGCACTGGAGGACCGACAACTGGAAGACGgtttcttccccagcctggtcGGATGTCAGCTCCTTATCGGATTCGACAAGGACGAGGCTGACGAGCGAGTCCGACTATACCTCCGAGGACTCGAGCCTGGAATCGTTGAAGCCCATGAGGAAGAAACAAGAGCCCAAAAGGAGGGCCCAGCACGGGGCAgccgtggtggtggtggagaagaagAATTCATTCCACGCCGGTGTCGACGGAGCTATTCCAAAGCTGGACAAGGAGGGGAAGGTGGTAAAAAAGCATAAagcaaaacacaaacacaaaaacaaagaGCGGGGTCCGTGTCCTGCTGCCCAAGACATCAAGATCATCAAAGCCTTTTCTTTCGAGTACGAGGACCCTAAGCCGAAATCCGAGAAGGGTTCACTAGCAGAGACAGAAAGCCCTGTGGAAAACAAGCTCAGAGCCCTAAAGCACGAGAGGGAACATTTCAAGAAGGAAGACAAGTTCCTGAAAACCAAGTCCGAAGAGAAGGAGTGGCTGATGAAAGAGGAGGCCGGGAAGAATTCCAAAGAGGAGAAGTCCTCGAAAAAAGCTAAGGAGGCGAGTAAAGACCTCAGTAAGCCTTTCAGGGAAGAAAAGGCCAGCCGACCAGAGAGGGAGAAGCCCACGAAAGAGAAATCTCCCAAGGAGGAGAAGCCTCGAACGCacaaggaggagaggaagaagaagtccAAGGACAAGCAGTTCAAGGCCGAAAAGAAGAATGAGCCAAAGGAGGAAAAACCAGGCAAAATAGAGAGAGAGCGGCTggtgaaggaggagaaagaaaaatgtaaaaaagacAAAAGCTACCGAGAGGAATCTACGTTTGAAGAATTTAGTAACAAAAACCAGTTTTTGGAAAATGAGGACACGAAGTTTAGCCTCTCGGATGACCAGCAAGATCGATGGTTTTCGGATTTGTCGTCAGATTCGTCTTTCGatttcaaaggagaagacagCTGGGATTCACCAGGGACAGACTACAGGGAAATGAAAAATGACACTGTGGCAAAACTAATAATCGAAACCGTGAAGGAggaaataaaggacaaaaaacgGGAAAGTAAGGCAAAAGACAAAAGAGACTACAGTGAAAAGCGGAACGAAAAGGACACCTttcttaaaaggaaagaaagagaatacgTTGAGCGGAATTCTGAGAAGAAAAAGGACCAAATtgaaaagcataaaaatattCCCAATTATCtgcctgaaaagaaaagaaaggattccgctgaaagttttaaagagagaaaagaaaaggatggcaGTGAAATTAGAGAAAGAAGGGAACTGCTTGATAGTTCTAAAGATAGAAAAGATGTTAAAATCAAACAAGATGACTCCTACAGGGATGAATTCAAAGACTATGGCTGTGaagcatttttcaaagaaaaatccGACCCTGAATTCAGTGGAAAAAACGTGGAGACCTGGGAAAGGCATCATTcgggaaaggagaaaaaggatgCACCAGAGaaggacaagaaagaaaaatcaaaaacAGAGAAGTACAAAGAAAAATCCAGAGTGGAAGATAAGGAGAGAAATGAGAAGATGCTGTCTGAAAAAAGCCAAAAGGACAAAGAATTGGATAAAAGCTTTAAAGAGAAAAAGGACACAAAGGAGAAATATAAAGATCCTCACAGTAAAGATAAAGAAAGGAAGACTTCCTCAGAGCAggtcaaagaaaagaaagagaagatctTCTCTGGGGACAGGGAGGACTTCcatgagagaaaggaagagagaaaagggagagagagaacctGGTATAATATCTTAGACATTTTCACCGATGAGAGTGAGGACGAAAAGGACGACTACAGCCCGACCAGATCCAAACTCGGAGATGGCCTTGCCAACGAAACGCATCGGATGGATAGTCTGCAAGACCAGGAGGATGGCATGGTGGCCGAGAGGGACCTTTATGTCCCTGACAAACACAGGAAATACTCTTTTGATCGGCAGCCTCACTCTGTCGAGAAACTGAAAGagtccaaagaaagaaaaaaggataaaggCCAGtcagagggaggaaaagagaaaaaagaaaaaagctcgctcgaaaaacacaaggaaaagaaagacaaagaccggAAAGAGCGAACCTCCGTTGACTCTGGCCAGGAAAGGAAGACTAAGCAGAAACCCCCAGAAAAGGTAGAGAAGAAACACGGGGAAGAAAAGGCTAAAAATAGACACAAGGAGAAGCTGGACAAAGAGCACCCCAAGGAGAAGCGTTCTTCTAAAAGCGGCGAGGCGGAGAAGAGCTTGCTGGAGAAACTGGAGGAAGAAGCCCTCAATGAGTACAGAGACGACTCCAATGACAAGCTCAGTGAGATTTCTTCCGATAGCTTCACCGACCGAGGGCAAGACCCGGTGCTCAGCAGCCTCTTTGAGTCCTCCAGTCTTTCTTTGGCAGACGCCTCTGAGGAGAAGTTCAAGGAGTCTTTGCCTTTGCCTTGCTTGGCGGAGAAACTCAAGGAGAAGGAGAGGCATCGGCATTCTTCCTCGTCATCAAAGAAGAGCCACGAgaaggagaaagcaaagaaagagaaagcagagaaaaaagataaaatagacgAACTGAAAGACCCCAGCAGCAGGAAGGATGCCACTCAGTATGAAAAGGATTTTGCGCTGGATGGGGAAGGTTTTGGCATTTCCTACAGCACAAAAGCAGAGGCCGAAGAAGAATTGGACAAGAACACGGAGTACctgttttctgaaaaaaaggaCAAGAACGAATCAGAGAGAGAACTTCCTAAGagggttgaaaaagaaaaaacttgcaGCTCAAACACTTTTAGTACCaccaaagagaagaagaaaagagaccGGCACAAAGAGAAGTGGAAAGACGAGAGAGATAAGCACAGAGACAAACACCCAGATGGATTGTTCAAGCACCATAAGGAGGAGCAGAAGTTTGCCAAAGACAAGGAGACCTCTCAAGTGCTCACCCTCAAAGACAAATCTAAGGAGGAACCATCCAAGCTGAGCGACCTCAAAGTAAAGGAGAGACTGAAAGAAAGCCAAGAAAAGGATAAAGCTGAGTGTCTTAAAATGAGCAACGGGAATGATAAAATTGTCTTACCCAAAGAGGGCAGTAAAAAAGACATCAGACCCAGGGAAAAACTTTTGGGAGATGGGGACCTGATGATGACCAGCTTTGAGAGAATGTTGAGCCAAAAAGATATTGAGATTGAAGAGCGCCACAAAAGGCACAAAGAGAGAATGAAGCAGATGGAAAAGATGCGGCATAGGTCTGGAGACCCCAAATTAAAAGACAAAGTCAAAGCCAATGAGGACATGCGCAAGAGGAGTCTGGATTCGACTGCCAAGAAACCACTAGCTCTTGACACTCAGTTGAAGGACAGAAAGCTCAAAGACCTAGGCCCGCTGGCTCCCATAGCACCCCCTGACATCAAGGCCCAACCTGCTGTGGGGGTGGATTCCAAGGACTGGATAGCTGGCCCCCAACTGAAGGAAATCTTACCTGCTTCTCCAAGGCCAGATCAACACAGGCCAACGGGGGTTCCCACACCAGCATCGGTGGTTTCATGTCCAAGCTATGAGGAGGTGATGCAAACACCACGAACTCCATCTTGCAGCAATGAAGATTACACagacctgatgtttgactgtgctgaTTCTCAGCATTCCCTCCCCATCTCTACGATGTCCATGAATGCCTGTTCCCCGTCCTTCTTTGACAGATACTCAAATCCCTCAAGTGGATTTCCTGAGAATCCAAGTCAGACCCCGACAAGGGTCATCCCCTCCACAAATCTCCACCGGTCGATGTCTGTGGATATTAGAAGGGCACCAGAAGAAGAATTCAGTGTTGGGGATAAATTGTTTAGGCAGCAGAGTGTCCCAGCCACATCCAGTTATGATTCTCCAGTTCAGCACTTGATGGAGGAGAAAttgcctcttccttctgttcctacCGAAAAGTTCCCGTGTTTATCTCCAGAATATTATTCACCAGACTATGGAGTCCCATCACCTAAAGTAGAGGCATTGCATTGCACCTCAGGAACTGTTAGCAACGTTGTCCAGTCCCCTGAAAGTGTATTTTCTGGATTGCAAGCCAAGTCTTCCCCTTCACACAGAGATGAGCTTCTTGCCCCTTCTGTAGAAAGTGCTCTCCCACCGGATCTTGACCTGCCTTTGGATACTACAGAAGATCAGCAGGCAACTGCTTCCATTATGCCCCCAGAGACCAGCTTTTTACCCCCGATCGAGGAGAATGAGTTTGACTCTGGCATTCCAGAACAGAACAGTGCCGAATGGGAAAACACACCAAAAAGACCTCCTCCAGTGCCACCTAGTTTAATTGGCAATCCTCCTGAGCATCCTGTAAGCTGGTCAGTGGGATCTGAGCTGCTTCTTAAATCTCCTCAGCATCGCCCTGATTCCCCAAAACCTTTCTGTTCACTAGATACAACACATCCCACACCAGTGCCCTTCATTTCTGCAGATACCCTATATCCCAGCTCCCCTGCTTCATATCCCCTCTCAGTGATTGAACCAAGACTTGATAAAGCAAAAGAAGATGCTGAAGAAACAATTCCCCCAGAAACAGCGACTGCAGAGCAACAAGCTCCGTATGTGGATTCCCCTGCTAGGTTAGATACCTTTTTCAGTAACTGTAAGCCTGTCCCAGAAGAAGCATCTGACATGGCTTTGCAGCCAGCAGAGCCCCAAGTGGAAGTTGTTAATGCTCTTGAAAAAAATCTCTTAGAGACTAGTAGCGTTACCCCTGTAAATCCAGAGGAACAAGTCACATGGCCTGATCCATTTACAAACTCAGAAGATGACTTGGACCTGGGTCCGTTCTCTTTACCAGAGTTGCCGCTTCAAACAAAAGAAGTTCCAGAGGTTGAGATGGCGGAGGCAGGTGAAGAAAGCCATGCGGTACCTTCAGAAGCCATCACTGCAGCACTTTTGGATGTTGGGGTTCCTTTGGGGTCTGCAAAAGATCAGGAGGAACTGAGTCTAAATCCACAAAGCATTCCACCTGGGGAGTCAGATCTGCAAGGTGATGAGCAAAAGCTGGATGAGATTTCTGTAAAAGCTGTGTCGGATGTATGTAGTACCCCAGAGCAGAAAAACGGAGAAGAATCAGAGACCTCCCAGAACGTTCAGGATGCAGGATCAGTAGATCTTGTGCCGTTGGAGCcccaggaggaggaggccggcGGTGAAGAACACCCCTCGGCTGCCCTTGCGTCCAGTGATGGCTCTCACGGCTCTCTGAGCCAAGCGGACCAGATTGAGCGCACCGAAGTCCAGGACGCGGTGGCTACGAGGGGCACCAGCCAGGTTTCTTCCTCTCAGGCAGAGGTGCCCCAAGGGAATGTCCAGTCAGAGGCTGCAGAGTCAGCGCCAAAACCAACTCCCGAACCCCCAAAGGCTCCCAAAATAGAAGAGATCCCACAGCGGATCACCAGGAACCGAGCCCAAATGCTTGCCAATCAAAACAAGCAGAATGCTGCTACTTCTGAAAAAGAATGCCCCCCCGCTTCTGCGCCCTCCACGCGGGCGAAGGGGCGTGTGGCTGAGGAGGAGGACGCCCAGGCCCAGCACCCCCGCAAGCGCCGGTTCCAGCGCTCCGGCCAGCAGGCCCAGCAGCAGATCAGCACCACCACCCAGCAGACCCGGGAGATGATCCAGCAGACGCTGGCCGCCATCGTCGACACCATCAAGTTGGATGACATTGAGCCGTACCACAGTGACCGGTCCAACCCTTACTTTGAGTACCTGCAGATCAGGAAGAAAATTGAGGAGAAGCGGAAAATCCTTTGCTACATCACTCCCCAAGCGCCCCAGTGCTACGCCGAATATGTCACCTACACAGGCTCCTATTTGCTGGATGGAAAGCCTCTGAGCAAGCTGCACATCCCCGTG ATCGCCCCGCCCCCGTCCCTGGCTGAGCCCCTGAAGGAGCTGTTCAGACAGCAGGAGGCCGTCCGTGGCAAGCTGCGGCTCCAGCACAGCATCGAGCGG GAGAAGCTGATTGTGTCCTGCGAACAGGAGATTTTGAGGGTTCATTGTCGGGCAGCAAGGACGATAGCAAATCAGGCCGTGCCCTTCAGCGCCTGCACCATGCTGCTGGACTCAGAGGTGTACAACATGCCTCTGGAAAACCAG GGAGATGAAAACAAATCTGTCAGAGATCGGTTCAATGCGCGCCAGTTCATCTCATGGTTGCAGGATGTGGATGACAAATACGACCGGATGAAG ACGTGCCTGTTGATGCGCCAGCAACACGAAGCCGCAGCCTTGAATGCAGTGCAGCGAATGGAGTGGCAGCTGAAAGTGCAGGAGCTGGACCCTGCTGGGCACAAATCACTCTGCGTGAACGAGGTGCCCTCGTTCTACGTGCCAATGGTAGACGTGAACGATGACTTTGTGCTCTTGCCGGCATGA